A part of Paenibacillus sp. 481 genomic DNA contains:
- a CDS encoding DUF2487 family protein: MKFSELTKEQWEELQPYLDTAILPVTGLIGKESPIEAVEYLERLRDWLDLVEIPFRGRTVTYPAYHFVTEQTEGDTRFDAINAACEQLKSTAGFKFVIVMSADANLEVDKLQQADLVLTPSTLGEVEAGAYRLAIKEKIRLLWERSQV, translated from the coding sequence ATGAAATTCAGTGAGTTGACGAAGGAACAGTGGGAAGAGCTGCAGCCGTATTTAGACACGGCTATTTTACCCGTAACAGGTTTGATAGGAAAAGAGTCGCCGATAGAGGCGGTTGAGTACTTAGAGCGGTTACGAGATTGGCTTGATCTTGTCGAAATTCCGTTCCGCGGACGTACGGTAACGTACCCTGCTTATCATTTTGTGACAGAGCAAACAGAAGGCGATACACGCTTTGATGCGATTAACGCCGCGTGTGAGCAATTGAAATCGACGGCAGGGTTTAAATTTGTCATCGTGATGTCAGCTGACGCCAATCTGGAAGTAGACAAGTTGCAGCAAGCAGATTTAGTATTAACGCCGTCTACGCTTGGTGAAGTGGAGGCTGGAGCGTATCGTTTAGCAATTAAGGAAAAAATCAGACTGTTATGGGAGCGCTCTCAAGTTTGA
- a CDS encoding gamma carbonic anhydrase family protein, translated as MLYVPYKGILPTVDGSAYVADGAKIVGDVTIGKEATIWFNAVLRGDLAPIRIGDRANIQDGVVGHVNTNQPLLVADDVSVGHGAIIHGCTIGHGTLIGMGAIVLNGAEIGEYALVGAGSVVTENKKIPAYTLSLGSPARVIRELTEADLQRMKRTTESYVVKGKEYRIS; from the coding sequence ATGTTGTATGTGCCGTACAAAGGAATACTGCCAACTGTTGATGGTTCAGCATATGTCGCTGACGGGGCCAAAATAGTTGGTGACGTTACCATTGGCAAGGAAGCTACGATTTGGTTTAATGCTGTGCTGCGCGGTGATTTGGCTCCAATCCGAATTGGAGATCGCGCAAACATTCAAGACGGTGTAGTGGGTCATGTGAATACGAATCAGCCACTGCTCGTCGCAGATGACGTATCGGTCGGTCACGGTGCAATTATTCACGGTTGCACGATAGGCCATGGTACATTGATTGGCATGGGGGCGATTGTACTGAACGGCGCCGAAATTGGTGAATATGCTTTAGTAGGGGCAGGTTCAGTCGTCACCGAAAATAAAAAAATACCAGCCTATACTCTTTCTCTCGGTTCACCCGCACGTGTCATACGCGAGCTGACAGAAGCAGACTTACAACGCATGAAGAGAACAACGGAGAGCTATGTGGTGAAAGGAAAGGAATATAGGATCTCTTAA
- a CDS encoding RNA polymerase sigma factor: MTDSQIIRDIKDGNVEQYAILMNRYQRKVLSFIFHMLKSSQLELLAEDLCAETFYKAYRSLHTFRESDALFSTWLYTIARNTVLSELRKQRSIQMSLDEDNSIVPEAPREAAPEYALLRSEKVSLVREAINRLPDKQRSALILREYDQLDYQEIADVLGQTVSSVKSLLFRARASIKIQLESYVTEPGIEGMNG, encoded by the coding sequence ATGACCGATTCCCAAATAATTCGCGATATTAAAGACGGCAACGTTGAACAGTACGCGATATTAATGAATCGTTATCAACGTAAAGTGCTATCATTTATTTTTCATATGTTAAAAAGTTCCCAGTTGGAATTGCTCGCTGAAGATTTATGCGCGGAAACGTTCTATAAGGCATATCGCAGTTTACATACTTTTAGAGAGTCAGATGCTCTCTTCTCAACATGGCTATATACGATAGCAAGGAATACGGTGTTGAGTGAGTTGCGAAAGCAGCGCAGTATACAAATGTCCCTCGATGAGGACAACAGCATCGTGCCTGAAGCACCGCGTGAGGCAGCGCCAGAGTACGCGCTACTACGCAGTGAGAAAGTATCCTTGGTGCGTGAAGCAATTAATCGATTGCCAGACAAGCAACGCTCCGCCCTTATTTTACGCGAATATGACCAGCTGGATTATCAAGAAATTGCCGATGTTCTAGGACAGACGGTAAGTTCGGTCAAATCGTTGTTGTTCCGTGCCAGAGCTAGCATTAAGATACAGTTGGAATCTTATGTGACTGAGCCCGGGATTGAAGGGATGAACGGCTAA
- a CDS encoding anti-sigma factor family protein, which produces MKCAETLDCISMYEDMPIDDPQRQVIEEHLSGCQACAEMYAVWAASEQWEDELTSEPEWSASSPFQSNHVMERIFKEEDWLVPVHQRSQTFSLRSRKMLSGLIAFCLTIFLSSLTVLLVRSEQSNMEHLSGMIPTSVAGVGEGWESVSINVPVAGVSEPVLLQVVPAVPHYWIALSLFGVTFALMLLNWLTRVRH; this is translated from the coding sequence ATGAAATGTGCGGAAACGCTCGATTGCATATCCATGTATGAAGATATGCCGATTGATGATCCGCAACGTCAAGTGATTGAGGAGCATTTAAGCGGGTGCCAGGCTTGTGCGGAGATGTATGCCGTATGGGCGGCAAGTGAGCAGTGGGAAGATGAGTTGACTAGTGAACCAGAGTGGTCAGCCTCTTCTCCTTTTCAGTCTAATCACGTGATGGAACGTATATTCAAAGAAGAAGACTGGCTTGTACCGGTGCATCAGCGTTCTCAAACCTTTTCGTTACGATCGCGCAAAATGTTATCGGGATTAATTGCTTTTTGCTTAACTATTTTTTTGAGCAGTCTAACCGTCCTGCTCGTACGCAGCGAACAGTCCAATATGGAACATCTGAGCGGCATGATTCCTACTTCAGTAGCAGGGGTAGGAGAAGGATGGGAATCGGTTTCAATCAATGTACCAGTAGCAGGCGTTAGCGAACCAGTTCTATTGCAAGTTGTGCCTGCGGTGCCACACTATTGGATAGCGCTATCCTTATTTGGTGTTACGTTCGCACTCATGTTGTTGAACTGGCTAACTCGCGTACGACATTGA
- a CDS encoding IDEAL domain-containing protein has product MDKMKVTYEAMLSLTAEMIWDNAIKKYRTERIYEAIDKALVAGDEAAFQQLTSELKTLQ; this is encoded by the coding sequence ATGGATAAAATGAAAGTAACATATGAAGCGATGCTCAGTTTGACGGCGGAAATGATATGGGACAATGCGATCAAAAAGTATCGCACAGAGCGTATTTACGAGGCAATTGACAAAGCATTAGTTGCTGGCGATGAAGCTGCATTTCAGCAATTGACGAGTGAATTGAAAACATTGCAATAA
- a CDS encoding prephenate dehydrogenase, with translation MSINIAILGVGLIGGSLALSFKDKPDHVVTGYVPNSKLAATCLERGVVDHATTSLEEAVKDADYIFLCVPVGVIESILVTLRNLPLKQGCVITDVGSTKASIARCARELEFTDVHFIGGHPMAGSERSGVEAASTLLFENAFYVLTPEKNVNKDAYDGLASLLRYTKAHIIQMDPLEHDRVVGAISHLPHIVAVTLVNQVRQYNEGNELHALLAAGGFRDITRIASSDPVMWRDILLNNRDVLLKLLDELKLGADQFIAQLQQLDGEAIMQAFAEAGEFRSRMPERRKGAIHALYDIYMDVPDHPGIIGKIATELGNHEINLSNLQIIESREDVPGVLRLSFRQQQDADRASVLLKANGHAVYV, from the coding sequence CTCCCTCGCCCTTTCTTTTAAAGACAAGCCTGATCATGTTGTAACGGGTTACGTGCCTAACTCTAAGCTAGCTGCTACATGTTTGGAGCGTGGTGTTGTCGATCATGCTACAACATCGCTTGAGGAAGCCGTAAAAGATGCGGATTATATTTTTTTGTGCGTACCCGTTGGGGTTATTGAAAGTATCCTTGTCACGTTGCGTAACTTGCCATTGAAGCAAGGATGCGTCATTACGGATGTAGGCAGTACGAAAGCATCGATAGCACGTTGTGCACGTGAATTGGAATTTACCGATGTTCATTTTATTGGTGGTCACCCTATGGCTGGTTCAGAGCGTTCTGGTGTTGAAGCAGCTTCTACACTGCTATTTGAAAATGCTTTTTACGTGCTAACGCCTGAAAAAAATGTGAACAAAGACGCGTATGATGGACTCGCCTCGCTCTTACGGTATACGAAGGCGCACATCATTCAGATGGATCCCCTTGAACACGACAGAGTCGTCGGTGCCATCAGCCATCTGCCGCATATTGTGGCTGTGACGCTCGTCAATCAAGTCCGTCAATATAATGAGGGCAATGAGCTTCACGCGCTGTTAGCGGCAGGTGGATTCCGCGATATTACGCGTATCGCATCAAGTGATCCAGTGATGTGGCGTGATATTTTGCTCAATAACCGTGACGTGTTATTAAAGCTGTTGGACGAATTGAAGCTAGGAGCAGACCAATTTATTGCACAGCTCCAACAATTAGACGGCGAGGCTATTATGCAAGCTTTTGCAGAAGCAGGCGAATTTCGTAGTCGGATGCCGGAGCGACGTAAAGGCGCTATCCATGCTTTGTACGATATTTATATGGATGTTCCTGACCACCCAGGTATCATCGGTAAAATTGCAACGGAGCTTGGTAATCACGAAATTAACTTGAGTAATTTGCAAATTATCGAGAGTAGGGAAGACGTTCCTGGTGTACTGCGACTCTCTTTTCGCCAGCAGCAAGATGCGGATAGGGCAAGTGTATTGCTCAAAGCAAATGGTCATGCTGTGTATGTTTAA
- a CDS encoding histidine phosphatase family protein codes for MQFTLGLVRHGQTDWNVLGKIQGRTDIPLNESGREQAHRLAERLFHDAHKFDVVVTSGLQRADETGLIIANRLGIPVEKPERHLEERFFGLVEGTTPEEREQRWGTDWRTRDLGQEKNDELLQRAVACIEMLYQKYEGKSVLAITHGSWLAQLFVSLHGESSNEHIGNMSFSVLERHPEGWRTQLFNCTQHMESRSSMELTS; via the coding sequence ATGCAATTCACATTAGGATTAGTTCGTCATGGTCAGACAGATTGGAATGTATTAGGCAAGATTCAAGGTCGAACGGACATCCCGTTGAACGAGTCAGGACGGGAGCAAGCCCATCGATTGGCTGAAAGATTGTTTCATGACGCGCACAAGTTTGACGTTGTCGTCACAAGTGGACTTCAACGTGCCGATGAAACAGGACTCATTATTGCGAATCGTTTAGGTATCCCTGTGGAGAAACCAGAGCGTCATCTAGAGGAGCGATTTTTCGGACTAGTGGAAGGCACAACACCTGAAGAGCGTGAACAACGATGGGGAACCGATTGGCGAACGCGCGACCTTGGACAAGAGAAAAATGATGAGCTGCTGCAACGCGCTGTAGCGTGCATTGAGATGCTATATCAGAAGTATGAAGGCAAGTCCGTACTTGCTATTACGCACGGTAGTTGGCTAGCTCAATTGTTCGTTTCCTTGCACGGTGAATCAAGCAATGAGCATATCGGAAACATGTCATTTTCTGTATTGGAGCGACATCCAGAAGGCTGGCGCACACAGTTGTTCAACTGTACACAACATATGGAGTCGAGATCCTCAATGGAATTGACGAGCTAA